The Tachysurus vachellii isolate PV-2020 chromosome 19, HZAU_Pvac_v1, whole genome shotgun sequence genome segment ATTGATTCATGAAAGAGTGGATAATTCACTTGTTAACTGGTTGATGGACTATTAATGAAGGCAATGGACAGCCCCAGTAAAGTAAATTTTCAAAGTCAACTTTGGGAATAGAAAAATGTATAAGGTTTACAAAAGGTTTGAGAATCCCTGCTGTAGTGCTTCAAATAGATAAGAATATTACATGTCTAGTTAGGTGACTAGTTAAAAAGTAGCTTAATTATTCTTTTAGAGCCCCAATCAGGAAGCATGCCAGTAgccataaaaacatttttttcctcgTATTATTATTCCATGAAAGTGCGTTCATCACCGCAGTAGCCAAAGTATAAATTGTGAATATTCTATTTATCTTGTATTAAGCTTCCTCAAAGGGTCCCCGGGTTCGATCAAGAGTTCAGGTTATGGCCTAAGTTGAACTTTACAAGTTCTCCCTGAGTGGTTACTAATTAGACAATTTTAACAAAACTTTAAGAATGTAGATTTACTAGGATTACTTTCCCACCTCAAGTGAATCCCTAATGATAGCGATCTAGACTTGCAGATTAAAACACCTTGACTCTGCATGTGACGGAGAAAGCCATAACCTTGTGGATTAGATTTTATAGAGGCATTCAGGGCTAGCAGGAAGAGATCACACAACGCTGGAAGATGTGAGATATGATAAAAACTGTAATGGTAAGCCAGATAAGATTTGCACAGTGTGAGTCACTGATTTGAAGTTATTTACTTGTCAGTGTGGTTAAACAAAAGCTCTTGAGCAAATAAGAGATTTCAGAAAATGTGCTTTTAACATGGCACAGAGATGACAGAATgggtttaaatgtgtgtgttgatggatagatagatagatagatagatagatagatagatagatagatagatagatagatagatagatagatagatagatagaataaaaagtaaaataaattactttactACTAATAACCTATGCTGATATTCTGATTTCAGTTGGCTTTTTAATGCATAACCCACAGTACTATTCTGAACATACAGTCCATACCACATCATGTGCTCCTTGTCCATATCTAAATCGCCAGTTTCCTAGTAAGTTTAGGTGTTTTCCAGGCTACTCCAAACAACACAGTTAATTTAGTCTGCCTCAGTTCTGCATCATTTTGCTAGTAATACaaagatcataaaaaaaaacccacacagataAAGATCTTTACCAATCTAGACCAGAGTCATAGGTAACTAAGAGCAATTTGGAGATGTCCATATGCATCTTGATATTAACCAAACAATGATGTGGGTTCTTAGTTTTGTGTAGAATGACCGGGGAGTCCCAAAGTTGGTGCCAAGTTCACTGAGCATTTTGTTAGTTCCATTGGTTAGCATGTAAGTAGACTGTGGGGATTGGGAcattgtttgagtgtgtgtgtgtgtgtgtgtgtgtgtgagagagagagagagagagagagagatgagattcATGAAAGTACATTTACTGCCCTTGTTGACTTTCTGATCTGGGGAACATTGACCCATCGCTTTGTACTGTCACTTTCTCTTCTACAAATATACCCTCCTCTGTGTTTGCCCATGCCCTTACACTCATGTACTCGTTGTGCTTGTTTGCCCAACTAATACTCTCCCTTTGGATTAGCACAAccatgtaaaatgtaatgatacTACCGTGCGTATGTATTTCAAACAGATTACAACGATCACTTGCAAACTGGTTTAAGGATAAAGGATTGTTGTATGATTGTAGAAAGTGTATCACTATTGATTCAAGTCATACTAATATATTGGATTTGAAAAACTGTGTCCTGAATAGTAAAGGAGCTGTTGAATTTTAAGACTTTTATGGTCTTGTTATGTTAATTGACTGAGTTATATCACTTTACATTTAGCAAACAGACAAGAACTAAAAGACCACACAGATCAGGGGTATTTATCTAAACTTTGTTTAAAGTTAAAACTGCATCACTTTTCATTCTGAAccattaacaataaaatgatgACTGAAAATCAGACAATTGTAGTGAAAtataatgtttcatttgtaattttcaTTTGTTGTTGCTTGATGTTACCAATTTTGACCAGCGGCATGGTGTGTGAGAAAACGtcttttttttcaatttgaaGTGGAgattaaaacatacagtatttctctGTTCATTTGTCTTTAAACACTCAGGTACCATCATCAAACATGTCGTCCTGTTGATAATCCAACCAGAGAGAGCGAATGAAATGTTAGTTTCTGGTCTGATGAGCTGCCTTCAGGTAAATAATTTGATTTCCATGATTACACGTGACtggataaacagaaacagaggaTCTGATAAGAAAACAATGTTGGTTCATGTTTAGAAAACTAGACTAAAAGAACTACAGACTTtttctaaaaatacatttagcaTCTCTGCTACAATATTTTTTGGGGAAATAATTCGCTGGGTTTGCTGCCACTAGTCGTCCCATAACTTAGACCAACAGACCAGTCATTAGAACATTACatattaatgatgatgaagTTTAGCATAATGTTGAGCTGAGTGTACTGTTCTCCATAGTTGGACCCAAAGTGACAGATCATGTGCATATGGGTTTTCAGTGAACAATGAGTTCTTTTACATAAAGGTCACAATTTGCTGCTTGCAAGAGTTACTgctgttgtttattgtgtgagaATTAATACTTACCAAAAACTGCAAACAAGGCTGGCTGCCTCTCAGTCTGAATTTAATgacttaataatataatactactCTAAAAACGACTTACGTTTAACGATATTTGGTATcagttatctatctatctgtgatAGTGTTCTTCGAATTTGACAAGGACAATATtgagataaaaagataaaaatacaaGGTATGTATTTGAAAATTGGATCGGATTGGTGTAATAGGCCAATAAATGTAAGTAGAGCAAAATGGCAGGGACGGAATGTACTTGCCACCACAAGTTGCTAAACCTTTACGGATCATGataatgagagtgagagagaaagagagagagagagagagagagagagagagagagagagagagagagagatgtttgtccatatctaaaaaaaaaaacaattctgattTAGCACTtgaaaagcaagaaaatgatTAACTTAAGGGCCACCCCACTCCACAACTGGCCGTGGCCTGGAGTGGGAAGGTctgacctgtcaatcaaattcaGTTTCATCTTTGCTCCAGAAGACATGGCCCATGTCACTCAGAGGTGTCTACCTCTCTAAACGGGGCGGGGTTTGCTTTAAGAGAAGGGGGGGTTCAAACTCCACTGAAGAGCACAAGTCTTTGCCCCCAGTGTCAGGTAGCTGAGAATGCGTTTGTCCAAAGCACTAGCAGACATGGAGATGGCAGACTATAGCGAGGCCCTGGACCCGGCCTACACCACATTGGAGTTTGAGAACATGCAAGTGCTCGCCATGAGCACAGGTGAGTCCTCCTCCCAGCTGAACTTTGAGTCCTCTGAGTTTATATCAGTTAGTGAATGTTTGGTCAAGTGTGGGATGATGAGGTTTAATGGGTTTCACACTCTTTTATAGACTTTTCAGGGTGACTCATCGTGTGCCAGCATTGGCTTATTTTAAAAGTTCCACATTCAACTGATTGCGATTGTGACAGCAGGGCAGCATGCATGAGACTGAAATGCAACAAGCTTACAGAGAGATTATGGCTACAAGCTCTGTCTTGTAGGCAAGCTAGGATTGTGTTTCATCCCAAGAGTTACATAGGCAGAAATCCCAATGTGATTTCATCCAGCTCTTCTTACCTGAAGTTGGTCGGTTGAGGATAAGATGTCTGTTCAGAGTAGTATTTCCAGGGATGTTTGACATACAAGATAAATGGACCCAGACTGTTAAAGATGTCAGTGAACCATTCAGTGGTTTAGTCTCCCATGGCTTGTTTTTATGAGAAATCTAACTGATACCATTAACTTGATCCGGCATCTTGAtttaatttatctatttaatcTGGGTCATGTTTGAACATCTTTTCTGCACTTAAATTGAATACAGCTTCAAGTGTATTTAAATAGCTATTTAATGGTACATTTAACCAAACTGATTAGTTGCATTTATGAGAGCATTTAAATGTTGATGAAAATGATTTCCAAATCTGTCACATGTTCTTCCCCATTCAGATAATGAATCAGTTCAAAAGGAGCCAATTAACAGAGCTATCATGTAGCATGAGTTCCTTTGATCAAATGAAGAAATTTGTTTGCCCTGTTTGGCTTTAATGCAATCACCCAATGCTCCTTTGACTATTTGACACAAAAGCAAacaacaaaattattttttttaatgattaataatttacttattaaaatgttttgtccATTTGATCAATTACAGTAGTTgtaaattacaaaaatatttatttaaactgttttcCTAAACCTTTGAAAAATGTCCACAACAGTTGTATAGTCCACTTGTGAATCtatcagtattatttatttatttatttatttatttgcttgcttacttacttatttatttttcttttttggaaagGTCTATTTGCTTATTTGCTTGGTGCAAATTTCAGCTATAATCACTGCTGGATGACTGAAGCAAGCACTATATTTTcaaaatactttattttctaAATGATTTATTCCTAATTAACTGTAGCataaggtttttaaaaaaaacattttactccattttgcctttttttcaaTTGTATCTCTATAGCTGAGAaacaaaaaattcttttttttccccctagcTGAGTATCCGATAGTAAGAAACAGACATGTCTGATCAATGCACAAGAATTCTGAATGATTCATCACTTGTATTTAAGTATATAACACATATACAACACATAATAAAATGATTGCTCCTTAAGCAATGCTTTTGGTCTAAATACTGAAAGTATAAAGCCACCTTGTTCTTGAAAAATAACTACAGTATGGTTGCAGATGGTATTAAAGTTTAGGCCAAAAGCAAAAGCAAATCTTAGTATTGGAGAAATTGCAATTTTGCAAAATGTCTATAAGCAATCAATCTTCTCTTTCAGATTCCTCGCCAGCTGAGGGTGCCAACCTGAATGCTGCCAATCACCTGGGCACAGGGACTCTGTGTGCCATCTGTGGCGACCGGGCAACAGGAAAACACTATGGAGCCTCCAGCTGTGATGGCTGCAAGGGTTTCTTCAGACGCAGTGTTCGCAAAAACCACATGTACTCCTGCAGGTTGGCAATAGATTACCATTGTCTTATGATCAACATTACTCAGATCTCTTTTAGTTATATCCTCAAATGCTTCCAAACTAAGAATATTAAATCTAGTGTCTTATGTTATGTGTTTACAGGTTTAACAGACAATGCATAGTGGATAAAGACAAGAGAAACCAATGCAGATACTGTAGGCTTAAGAAATGCTTTCGGGCCGGAATGAAAAAAGAAGGTAAAGTGGCATTTCATGTTGTTTCATGACTTATGAATGAAGCTCTGATGGCAAAGCAAGACTGAAAGCAAGCTCGTGTGCCTAATCGGACTGAGAGAAGTCGGGTGTGCAGAGCATGTTGCAACatcagagcgagacagacaacTTGTTAATGTTCACTCTACAATGCAGTGAAGCCTATGGCCAACTCGTGCTGAGCAAACAGTTCAGAGGCATCATAATTACACACTGATAAACAGGCCAACCTTGAGCATTTTCCCCTTTTGACTAATAGTGGCAATGTTAATGCACTCCGCCTCCCTCTACCGTGTGACTGATTGGTCGAGAGCGACTTGGTTACAGCGATTGAATTTATGTGATTAGTATTTCCTCATTTCAAATAAGGGAAGACTCAAGTCATTCACCATTTTGTTCTTCTTTACCGTAGCTGTACAGAATGAAAGAGACCGAATCAGTACCAGAAGGTCCAGTTATGAGGACAGCAGCTTTCCCTCTATCAATGCACTCATCCAGGCTGATGTCCTCTCTAGACAGGTTGGCCCATACTCTTGACATATCATAAGCTATTTATTCCATTTGTTCTATGCAGGTTTTAACCGAAACATTTGCTATGCTTTAGATCTCCTCTCCGGTTCCGATCATGAACGGTGACATCAGAACAAAAAAGATAGCCACCATTACAGATGTGTGCGAATCTATGAAGCAGCAACTGTTGGTACTGGTGGAATGGGCCAAATATATTCCAGCGTTCTGCGACCTTCCATTGGATGACCAGGTAAGACTAAAAGCAAGAATCTGCAACATCGAggataaagcatttaaatagcAGACTTGGTGTGTCTTCAGGACAAGGGGTTCTATTAGGAACTAGCACAAAATTTAATCTAATTGATAGTAATGCAATGATAGAAACAGTGAGGCACTGTAATGAACATTCATTCGGTGGGTCCTTGtcattttttaaccaaaaatatGTCTACAatgtttaaaaggtttaaagtgagatagaaagagagggggagttTGGGTGGGTGGGGGATTTGGTGGGGGTGGTCTGAATGCTAAGAGGTTAATGTGTTTTGATGTCTCTGGTTAGAAAGTGATGAGTTGGTTTGAAAACTTACATGCTCCTTAAGACCTACAGAATCATTAACAATGTAAGCACCAGGATGTGGTAACTGATTTGTGGACGTTGCTCATGAATGACACTGCATCTTCTTGCAAACATACTTTCTCAGCTCCTTGCCTAAAATCTGTGAGAACCTCTGGCTTGATGATATAAACCTTAACCTTTTAAAGACCTCCTCCCCCAGACACACAATTCTCATTCAAAGTGTATGTACAGGGTTTAAAGGAGGTGTGAAGAGAATGTAGAATTTATATGACTTGGACATTTTTCAGGTAGCCTTGCTACGAGCTCATGCTGGAGAACATCTCCTGCTTGGAGTTGCCAAGCGCTCAATGCTTTACAAGGACCTTCTGCTATTAGGTAAGGTGTTCAGCAGTGAATCATGACAGTTTATACTGGTACTGgtttttctgcacattttaATGGTTGTGTTTGATTCTCCTTTCCATAGGTAATGACCATATAATTCCTCGGAATTGCCCTGAGTTGGAAGTGAGTCGGGTAGCTGTAAGGATCCTCGATGAGTTGGTCCTACCTTTCCAGGAGCTCCAAATAGATGATAATGAATATGCTTGCTTGAAGGCCATTGTGTTCTTTGATCCAGGTACCTATATGATCCCTGAAATTATCTTTACCTAGATGTATATCACAGATCTTGGAGTATATAAAGCCATGAGTATATTCCTGTTGTCTCATGATTGGTAGATGCTAAAGGTCTGAGTGATCCGAGCAAGATCAAGCGGATGCGTTACCAGGTGCAGGTCAGTTTAGAAGACTACATCAACGACCGGCAGTATGACTCTCGGGGGCGATTTGGCGAGCTGCTGCTTCTGTTACCCACACTACAGAGCATCACCTGGCAAATGATTGAGCAAATCCAGTTTGTTAAGCTGTTTGGGATGGCCAAGATCGACAACCTTTTGCAGGAGATGCTTCTTGGaggttataaaaaataaatgaaaaaaaaaatgactacagacagatttgaaacatttcttgAGCCTTGACGTTTTCCTGTACTAATTGTAGGTTCTGCTAATGAGGCCCCCCATGCTCCCCCATCTCTGCATCCACACCTGGTCCACGAGCACCTCAGCAACAACGTCATTGTGACCACCAGCATGGCCACTCCAATTCACAACGGACAAATGTGTAAGTTCTTGAGGCAATACCTATACTATTAGGTTCCCTAGCACGTTCCCTAGCTCTACGTCCGGTAGAGCCAAACATGCTTCCTGTAGTAATCCTTTTTATGAATTAATCAGGCTTACTCAGTCCAAAAAGCCCTTGTTATTCTCTTTTACCCTTTCGAATGCCTTCAGAAATGTCAGAGCTCTAACTACGTATGTTGGCAATGCTGTTCTGTTGAACCTATGGCATGTCTTTAATGCATCTTCTTACTTTATGTGCACACAGCTACACCTGAAACTCCAATCCCATCTCCTCCACCAGCTTCCAGCTCTGAACATTACAAACTGGCTCAGGGCGTCATAGCCACGGTGCCTAAACAGCCATCAGCCATCCCTCAACCCACAATCACCAAGCAAGAAAGTATCTGactatctcaaaaaaaaaaaaaaaaaaaatccacatccTGAAACAAATTAGACATGGACAACTGGCTTGCTTCAAAGATTCCTGGAAAATGTAGTACAAGATGTTTTGACTAGTTATAATTTTGAGGCAGTCATTAAAAGTCCATTGGTCTATTGGTAAACcatttgctctggataaggagcGCTTGCAAGTGGTATCGTAtgaagtaaatttttttttttgtaatttttatttttgtttaaacattacagtgagcttcaaatgaaagcCCCCAGTCATAGATAATGATATGTAGAAACCTAAAGAGCAGAAACCTCAGGATTGTACAGTAGATCTACtgtgatagcctttttttttcttttacttctttcatcctttttttaaatttattcaatCAACCTGACTTATaggttgatgttttttttagtggTTCATATTTATACTCCCCTAGGAGAAATTCATATTTCAACATGTCAACAGAGAGAATTAgtaaagtttatattaatattattatattaagattaaataaatgttacaacAGGCCTTTCATCTGGCAAAAAAAATCAGGTGTGTATGTTGTACAGTATTTTAATGAGTTAATATGAATGATTTTTAAAGTACTTAGGAATAGGTGACACTGTTTGTGCCTTACAAGCTTACAATGTGCATAAATACAATGTGACCATCATGagctgttcatttatttttgttctttgatGTATCATAGGAAAATGTACTTCTCATGCTTTTGGTTTTTGCTTTCCGATGATATATTTGTCATGACAAGTTCAACGTGTCTTTAAGTGTTGTCCTGCTTTACCCCGTTACTCCATTACTAAgaagcaatttcattttgtccATGAGATTGATCACACTTTATTGGTGACAGGTTTTTAAATGCTAGTCATCATAGCTGACAGCCgtatgagtgtgtaagtgtgtatgtgtttaactGAAACAGTGTGTTAGGATACAATTTGTGGtttggtgaaaaaaagaaatgaaagctgaCTTGGGTCTTGCAAACTGCTATTAAATGTCAAggttatatttttacataaaaatattcagctattcatttatttccattaggtgtttttttttttatttaaataataggtACTTAATTAATGTCAccaaataatcataaaaacctTAAGCAACCAAGCATTTTGCTCCATCTCAGCAAGATTTCTTCTACTGTTCTATAAATGGCAAAtcaactgcaaaaaaaatgttttaaattgtgACCAAGTCAGTctataaccttttttttctttttgtagaaAAGtcctattttaaatatattgagACATGAGAAGTCATCTAATCCGCTAATCTTCTATGGCAGtaaaagtgctttaaaacaGGACGATAAAAGTGTCGGTCTACGTGGCAGATCATGGTCAAGGATTCTAGAgctagggtgtgtgtgtagaaactgATAAATGTCATAAACCAAATTCCAGCTAGGCCAAGAAAGTACCGGTTGCCTTCCTCCTGAAATCTACAGAGTTAGTGCTagaggataataataatatctgtcTTATCTGTGATACAT includes the following:
- the hnf4a gene encoding hepatocyte nuclear factor 4-alpha isoform X1; the protein is MRLSKALADMEMADYSEALDPAYTTLEFENMQVLAMSTDSSPAEGANLNAANHLGTGTLCAICGDRATGKHYGASSCDGCKGFFRRSVRKNHMYSCRFNRQCIVDKDKRNQCRYCRLKKCFRAGMKKEAVQNERDRISTRRSSYEDSSFPSINALIQADVLSRQISSPVPIMNGDIRTKKIATITDVCESMKQQLLVLVEWAKYIPAFCDLPLDDQVALLRAHAGEHLLLGVAKRSMLYKDLLLLGNDHIIPRNCPELEVSRVAVRILDELVLPFQELQIDDNEYACLKAIVFFDPDAKGLSDPSKIKRMRYQVQVSLEDYINDRQYDSRGRFGELLLLLPTLQSITWQMIEQIQFVKLFGMAKIDNLLQEMLLGGSANEAPHAPPSLHPHLVHEHLSNNVIVTTSMATPIHNGQMSTPETPIPSPPPASSSEHYKLAQGVIATVPKQPSAIPQPTITKQESI
- the hnf4a gene encoding hepatocyte nuclear factor 4-alpha isoform X2, translating into MVNVNNQASTNMELPYDSSPAEGANLNAANHLGTGTLCAICGDRATGKHYGASSCDGCKGFFRRSVRKNHMYSCRFNRQCIVDKDKRNQCRYCRLKKCFRAGMKKEAVQNERDRISTRRSSYEDSSFPSINALIQADVLSRQISSPVPIMNGDIRTKKIATITDVCESMKQQLLVLVEWAKYIPAFCDLPLDDQVALLRAHAGEHLLLGVAKRSMLYKDLLLLGNDHIIPRNCPELEVSRVAVRILDELVLPFQELQIDDNEYACLKAIVFFDPDAKGLSDPSKIKRMRYQVQVSLEDYINDRQYDSRGRFGELLLLLPTLQSITWQMIEQIQFVKLFGMAKIDNLLQEMLLGGSANEAPHAPPSLHPHLVHEHLSNNVIVTTSMATPIHNGQMSTPETPIPSPPPASSSEHYKLAQGVIATVPKQPSAIPQPTITKQESI